A DNA window from Theobroma cacao cultivar B97-61/B2 chromosome 5, Criollo_cocoa_genome_V2, whole genome shotgun sequence contains the following coding sequences:
- the LOC18599476 gene encoding TMV resistance protein N — translation MAVSIVQESSSISRCGYDVFLSFRGVDTRKNFTDHLYMTLVNVGIHTFRDDDEIERGEKIRDEIERAIYESKISIIIFSKNYASSTWCLNELVKIMEHRKFSKHIVLPIFYDVNPSQVKEQTGSFAEAFARHEESFKSEMDVVQRWRAALREVAVLGGMFLEDRYEWQFIQDIIKQVQNKLHHPTLYVPPCVVGIDSLVTCINSWLGDGSNKVGIATICGIGGIGKTTIAKVVYNLNIQRFERYSFLADVREVTQESNGLVRLQRQLISDILKGKVNKIHNSDDGITKIKEAICRRRVLLVLDDVDDSEKITEIIGAQIPFHPGSKIIITSRHQCLLSDPFIIQMFDLEASSSYGDLCKVFEVKELAFNESFQLFNWYAFGQNDPIDNYMKYARSVVKHCGGLPLALQILGSSLSGKSINVWKSALEKLKAIPDSKIQKILRISYDSLQDDHDKNLFLDIACVFIGKDKDYTTTILDGCDYYTAIGIENLINRSLLVVNEKNKLMMHQMIRDMGRNIICQESPDLGKRSRLWHKDAFDALRAKIGTKTIKCLTIDLQRLLKDKYAKTATNYSKNPFLVSNEVDIETDAFAKMQRLKLLQLDYVKLKGDYRDFPRSLIWLCWHGFPQEYLPTALDISKLVVLEMHNSSLKRIWNDTKHFLPNLKILNLSHSHALLKILNLSGLYRLERLMLKDCIKLIEVDQSIGDIKTLTVLNLKGCKSLKKLPRTIGSLKSLGELILSGCSTLGDVPRDLQNLKSLRVLNLDGTAICESNSWLSWLSLKRSKELSFFWASLPCSLVKLSLESCRLSDDVMPTDLSYLPSLKSLNLSRNPIHSLPESIIRLTKLDELLLTCCKELQWLPKLPTSGLRVIMSQSLHKISSLPCLLNFKRCIVFGCDKLSEVEGVFKLEPIENFEGEHIKSLFNVDSIGSNKLQIYNYLTDTKMVATPQVFHDSGITSCFAFGSEVPILFEYRFEGSKISFSLSKNSSEKVSWLNLCIVYSLVSDEIFEFLPSVHLVNETKQLVWSYFSSFIGIFETNSNTILWLIHWPVKDYQLDNGDLVSLSTSGFNVREFGVTCVSETKVMYEDDTPQYSQETEDIWRGIELKVNEELLKLGSNGNIKVQIYNELEESKMIASPKVLYDCGIISIFDTYDCGYNHAVGNKVSFVVARSSGQHISYLNLVVVLLAEDDKIFDFLSHIQIVNETKDSKWIHHKRFIGIPKARNNIYWFSLWRFMGELEDGDQVSCTVFSDLCVKGCTFDLKHEPYDNLLHKHPSDYQHLRDKTISSYWLFPFFLYHLFRSQRTLYRIQSLNKLE, via the exons ATGGCTGTTTCAATAGTCCAAGAGTCCTCGTCGATTTCTCGATGCGGTTATGATGTATTTTTGAGTTTTAGAGGTGTAGATACGCGTAAAAATTTTACGGATCACCTTTACATGACCTTAGTGAATGTAGGGATTCACACATTTAGGGATGATGATGAAATTGAAAGAGGAGAGAAGATAAGAGACGAAATTGAAAGAGCAATATATGAGTCAAAAATATCTATCATTATCTTCTCAAAGAATTATGCTTCATCAACATGGTGCCTTAATGAACTTGTAAAGATAATGGAACATAGGAAATTCTCCAAACACATTGTTTTGCCAATTTTCTATGACGTGAATCCATCTCAAGTGAAGGAGCAGACAGGGAGTTTTGCAGAAGCGTTTGCTAGACATGAAGAGAGCTTCAAGTCTGAGATGGACGTGGTACAAAGATGGAGGGCTGCTTTAAGAGAAGTTGCGGTTTTGGGAGGCATGTTTCTAGAAGATAG GTATGAGTGGCAGTTCATTCAAGATATTATTAAGCAGGTTCAAAACAAACTCCATCACCCCACTTTATATGTCCCTCCTTGTGTAGTTGGAATAGATTCTCTCGTGACATGCATTAATAGTTGGTTGGGAGATGGATCAAATAAGGTTGGCATAGCAACAATTTGCGGAATTGGAGGGATTGGGAAGACAACCATTGCCAAAGTTGTTTACAATCTTAACATCCAAAGATTTGAAAGGTATAGTTTCCTTGCTGATGTTAGAGAGGTTACTCAAGAAAGCAATGGCTTGGTTCGTTTGCAAAGACAACTTATTTCAGATATCTTGAAGGGGAAAGTAAACAAAATTCACAATTCAGATGATGGAATCACTAAGATCAAAGAAGCTATATGCCGTAGACGTGTGCTTCTTGTGCTAGACGATGTGGATGATTCAGAAAAAATAACTGAAATAATTGGAGCACAAATTCCTTTTCATCCAGGAAGTAAAATCATCATAACTAGCAGACATCAATGTTTACTGAGTGATCCTTTTATAATACAGATGTTTGATCTTGAAGCATCATCAAGTTATGGAGACTTATGCAAGGTATTTGAGGTAAAAGAATTAGCTTTCAATGAatcttttcaactttttaattGGTATGCCTTCGGACAGAATGATCCAAttgataattatatgaaatacgCAAGGAGTGTAGTGAAACACTGTGGTGGGCTTCCATTAGCTCTTCAAATTTTGGGTTCTTCTTTATCTGGTAAAAGTATAAATGTGTGGAAAAGTGCAttagagaaattgaaagcaATCCCTGATAGCAAAATTCAGAAGATTCTAAGAATAAGCTATGATTCCCTGCAAGATGATCATGATAAAAATCTATTCCTTGACATAGCTTGTGTATTTATTGGGAAGGATAAAGATTACACAACTACAATACTAGATGGGTGTGATTACTATACAGCAATTGGTATTGAAAATCTCATAAATAGGTCTCTTCTGGTTGTTAATGAAAAAAACAAGCTAATGATGCATCAAATGATTAGAGATATGGGAAGGAACATTATTTGTCAAGAATCTCCTGACCTTGGGAAACGAAGCAGGTTGTGGCATAAGGACGCATTTGATGCATTAAGAGCAAAAATT GGTACAAAAACAATCAAGTGCCTCACCATTGACCTACAAAGATTATTGAAAGACAAGTATGCCAAGACAGCTacaaattattcaaaaaatccATTTCTTGTGTCAAATGAGGTAGATATAGAAACTGATGCATTTGCGAAGATGCAGAGACTTAAACTACTTCAACTAGATTATGTAAAACTTAAAGGAGACTATAGAGACTTTCCGAGAAGCTTAATATGGTTGTGTTGGCATGGATTTCCTCAAGAATATCTTCCtacagctttagatatttccAAGCTAGTTGTTCTTGAGATGCACAACAGTAGCCTCAAACGTATTTGGAATGATACAAAG CACTTTCTTCCAAATTTGAAGATCCTTAATCTCAGTCACTCCCATGCCCTTCTCAAAATCCTTAACTTATCAGGTCTTTATCGTCTTGAAAGGTTGATGCtgaaagattgcataaagttGATTGAGGTTGATCAATCCATTGGTGATATAAAAACTCTTACTGTTTTAAACCTTAAAGGTTGCAAAAGTCTTAAGAAACTTCCAAGGACAATTGGTTCATTAAAATCTTTGGGAGAGCTTATTTTATCTGGTTGCTCAACACTTGGTGATGTGCCTAGGGATttgcaaaatttaaaatcactGAGAGTGCTTAACTTAGATGGAACTGCTATTTGTGAATCGAATTCGTGGTTGTCTTGGTTATCACTGAAAAGAAGCAAAGAGTTGAGTTTCTTTTGGGCATCTTTGCCATGTTCTTTGGTAAAGTTGAGTCTTGAAAGTTGCAGACTATCTGATGATGTTATGCCCACTGATTTGAGTTACTTACCCTCCTTGAAATCGTTAAATTTAAGTAGAAACCCAATTCATAGCCTTCCTGAGAGCATTATCCGCCTAACAAAGCTTGATGAACTTCTGCTAACTTGTTGCAAAGAGCTCCAATGGCTTCCAAAGCTTCCAACGAGTGGCTTGCGCGTGATAATGTCTCAATCGTTGCACAAGATTTCAAGTCTGCCATGcttattaaatttcaaaaggtGTATTGTTTTTGGTTGTGATAAGCTAAGTGAGGTTGAAGGTGTGTTCAAGTTGGAACCAATTGAAAACTTTGAAGGGGAACATATCAAAAGCCTTTTTAATGTGGACTCGATCGGAAGCAATAAATTGCAAATTTATAACTATCTTACGGACACAAAAATGGTCGCAACCCCTCAG GTATTTCATGATAGCGGCATAACTAGCTGTTTTGCTTTCGGAAGTGAGGTTCCAATCTTGTTTGAGTATCGCTTTGAAGGGTCtaaaatttctttctctttgtcaAAAAATTCTAGTGAAAAAGTTAGTTGGTTAAACCTATGCATAGTCTATTCTCTTGTTAGCGATGAGATATTTGAATTTCTACCATCTGTCCATCTTGTTAATGAGACCAAGCAGTTGGTGTGGTCTTATTTCTCAAGTTTCATTGGAATTTTTGAAACCAATAGTAACACAATCTTATGGCTAATCCACTGGCCAGTAAAAGATTATCAGTTGGACAATGGCGATTTGGTGAGCTTATCAACTTCCGGTTTCAACGTAAGAGAATTTGGTGTTACTTGCGTATCAGAAACCAAGGTTATGTATGAAGATGACACTCCACAGTACTCCCAAG AAACTGAGGATATTTGGAGAGGGATTGAGTTGAAAGTTAATGAAGAGTTACTCAAGTTGGGCTCCAATGGAAATATCAAAGTGCAAATTTACAATGAGCTAGAGGAATCAAAAATGATTGCTTCCCCTAAg GTGTTATATGATTGTGGGATAATTAGCATATTTGATACATATGATTGTGGGTACAATCATGCTGTCGGGAACAAGGTTTCATTTGTAGTGGCTCGAAGCTCTGGTCAACATATTAGCTATCTAAACTTGGTGGTCGTTCTTCTTGCTGAAgatgataaaatatttgattttttatctCATATTCAGATTGTCAATGAGACCAAAGATTCTAAGTGGATCCATCATAAGCGCTTCATTGGAATTCCTAAAGCCAGGAACAATATTTATTGGTTTAGTTTATGGAGATTTATGGGTGAATTGGAAGATGGTGATCAAGTGAGCTGTACAGTGTTTTCTGATttatgtgtaaaaggatgtaCCTTTGATCTCAAACATGAACCATATGACAACCTTCTGCATAAACACCCCTCTGATTATCAACATTTGCGAGATAAAACTATAAGTTCTTATTggctttttccattttttttatatcactTGTTCAGGTCCCAAAGGACACTTTATAGGATTCAGAGTTTAAACAAATTAGAGTAA